A genome region from Dreissena polymorpha isolate Duluth1 chromosome 16, UMN_Dpol_1.0, whole genome shotgun sequence includes the following:
- the LOC127862841 gene encoding neuronal acetylcholine receptor subunit alpha-7-like: MIWTPQMMLTNSVKKIDRISEDWHAVSVTDLGRCFYYIGNVFTSSCDVDVTFYPWDKQTCSFEFMPANYDPSKIKLSPSKREVLLNHFSGNGAWDLVSTGVKTQLGDYMVLFEIEKSRC, encoded by the coding sequence ATGATTTGGACTCCGCAAATGATGCTTACTAACAGTGTCAAGAAAATAGACCGTATATCTGAGGATTGGCATGCAGTGAGTGTTACTGACTTGGGACGTTGCTTTTATTATATTGGCAACGTGTTTACTTCATCTTGTGATGTCGACGTTACTTTCTATCCATGGGATAAACAGACATGCAGTTTTGAGTTCATGCCGGCCAATTACGACCCCAGTAAGATCAAGCTTTCCCCATCCAAAAGGGAAGTGTTGTTGAACCACTTCTCTGGGAATGGCGCATGGGATCTCGTAAGTACTGGTGTGAAAACACAACTAGGCGATTACATGGTGCTGTTCGAGATTGAGAAATCTCGCTGTTAG